Proteins from a single region of Theobroma cacao cultivar B97-61/B2 chromosome 10, Criollo_cocoa_genome_V2, whole genome shotgun sequence:
- the LOC18586662 gene encoding uncharacterized protein LOC18586662: MELLMLLAKVTGTVLLLGFSSMFVRLFDALVLTPKRIHSQLEKQEIRDNLPSFLPGNFQVPKKTQHKRKQVQHICFHQGKYRFCRGTIRIWPNIGSTPEDDSGPYVR, from the exons ATGGAATTGCTAATGTTGCTTGCCAAGGTTACGGGCACCGTCCTGTTGCTTGGATTTAGCAGTATGTTTGTTCGCCTGTTTGATGCTCTGGTGTTGACGCCAAAAAGGATTCATTCCCAGCTCGAAAAGCAAGAAATCAGGGATAATCTACCATCTTTCTTGCCTGGAAACTTTCAGGTTCCGAAGAAGACGCAGCATAAAAGAAAACAG GTTCAACACATATGTTTCCACCAGGGAAAATACAGATTTTGCAGAGGAACCATCCGGATATGGCCAAATATTGGCAGTACACCAGAGGACGATTCTGGTCCGTATGTGAGATGA